The proteins below come from a single Streptomyces sp. B3I8 genomic window:
- a CDS encoding DUF4265 domain-containing protein — translation MPNSQGSHVKVHFRLEIEDDWPPVSVESLWAVDQGDGTARLDNVPWFVRGIACGDIVATDADEEGVRWAGTVVRGSENCTIRLIVFRDGGSGAARQSVIDAFHALGVYGEGVERFRMVALDVPPAADIAKVRRLLDRGVAREWWAVEEGCVTEWWRAAAQG, via the coding sequence ATGCCGAACAGCCAGGGGTCTCACGTGAAGGTGCACTTTCGGCTTGAGATCGAGGACGACTGGCCCCCGGTGTCGGTGGAGAGTCTGTGGGCGGTCGATCAGGGGGACGGGACCGCGCGGCTCGACAATGTTCCTTGGTTCGTCCGTGGCATCGCCTGTGGGGACATCGTGGCCACCGACGCCGATGAGGAGGGTGTGCGATGGGCCGGCACGGTGGTGCGGGGTTCGGAGAACTGCACCATCCGTCTCATCGTGTTCCGTGACGGCGGTTCCGGAGCCGCACGGCAGAGTGTGATCGACGCCTTCCACGCGCTGGGGGTGTACGGGGAGGGCGTCGAGCGGTTCCGCATGGTCGCTCTGGATGTTCCGCCCGCCGCTGATATCGCCAAGGTGCGGCGGCTGCTCGACCGCGGTGTGGCGCGGGAGTGGTGGGCCGTGGAAGAGGGATGCGTCACCGAGTGGTGGCGGGCCGCCGCCCAAGGATGA
- a CDS encoding nuclear transport factor 2 family protein, translated as MNEKTTSQTILSRMQKAMNAHDLDAFADCFAENLRSYQPLHPQRGVIDHAKMRENWGGLFAHVPDLVAAVRRSVVDGDQVWAEWEIGGTTVENTRYLSCGVTILTLENDRIASVRFYLDNVDMAD; from the coding sequence ATGAACGAGAAGACGACGTCCCAGACCATCCTGAGCCGCATGCAAAAGGCCATGAACGCCCATGACCTGGATGCCTTCGCCGACTGCTTCGCCGAGAACCTCCGCTCCTACCAGCCGCTGCACCCGCAGCGGGGCGTCATCGACCACGCGAAGATGCGGGAGAACTGGGGCGGCCTGTTCGCCCACGTCCCCGACCTGGTGGCGGCCGTCCGGCGGTCCGTCGTGGACGGCGACCAGGTGTGGGCCGAGTGGGAGATCGGCGGCACCACAGTGGAGAACACGCGCTACCTGTCGTGCGGCGTCACCATCCTGACCCTCGAGAACGACCGGATCGCCTCGGTCCGCTTCTACTTGGACAACGTGGACATGGCCGACTAG
- a CDS encoding helix-turn-helix domain-containing protein, with product MGAHELGAALREFRDRTTPSAVGLPSGGRRRARGLRREELAELADVSADYLRRLEQGRRRPSPTVVTALARALRLSEAEYERLCALAGHAAADGQVPHVTGAGAMRLLERLGNTPMCLCDAAWNVVGWNDAWAALQCGEPTASPWDHNLAWRIFGDAPSRVHRTAEYATGFEALLTGRLRTAFLRYPADDSLAALVDELRGTSASFDGLWRTARTTGAQEDRSVLSHPDVGDITLDCDLLAVPDGDAVAMIFTAPPGSVGAGRLHELVGDRAADAVGGQTGPG from the coding sequence ATGGGGGCACACGAACTCGGGGCGGCGCTGCGGGAGTTCCGTGACCGCACCACCCCCTCCGCGGTCGGACTGCCGTCCGGCGGACGCCGGCGGGCCCGAGGCCTGCGCCGGGAGGAACTCGCCGAGCTGGCCGACGTCTCCGCGGACTACCTCAGACGCCTGGAGCAGGGGCGTCGCCGCCCGTCTCCCACCGTCGTGACCGCCCTGGCCCGCGCACTGCGGCTGAGCGAGGCGGAGTACGAGCGGCTCTGCGCGCTGGCCGGACACGCCGCGGCCGACGGACAGGTACCGCACGTGACCGGGGCGGGCGCCATGCGCCTGCTCGAACGGCTGGGGAACACCCCGATGTGCCTGTGCGACGCGGCGTGGAACGTGGTCGGCTGGAACGACGCGTGGGCCGCACTGCAGTGCGGGGAGCCGACCGCGAGCCCCTGGGACCACAACCTGGCGTGGCGGATCTTCGGCGACGCCCCCAGCAGGGTCCACCGCACCGCCGAGTACGCGACCGGCTTCGAGGCGCTGCTCACCGGGCGGCTCCGCACCGCTTTCCTGCGCTATCCGGCGGACGACTCCCTCGCCGCGCTCGTCGACGAACTGCGCGGCACCAGCGCGTCGTTCGACGGCCTGTGGCGCACCGCGCGGACCACCGGCGCGCAGGAGGACCGTTCCGTACTGAGTCATCCGGACGTCGGTGACATCACGCTCGACTGCGACCTGCTCGCCGTCCCGGACGGCGACGCCGTCGCGATGATCTTCACTGCACCGCCGGGCTCCGTGGGCGCGGGGCGGCTGCACGAGCTGGTCGGTGACCGCGCCGCCGACGCCGTCGGGGGCCAGACAGGCCCAGGCTGA
- a CDS encoding lamin tail domain-containing protein: MSNSAPASASFAPRRLVAAALAAGALLGVAALPASAADHAFPQRQQVQITHVRFDAPGRDDGDNRTLNKEWVEISNSGRHGVNLNGWTLSDESGRTYTFRHYRLEGRSTVRVHTGRGYDTRHDVYQDRRHEVWDERDTATLRNDRGHRVDSVSWGRGRRH, translated from the coding sequence GTGTCCAATTCCGCTCCCGCTTCCGCTTCCTTCGCCCCCCGTCGTCTCGTCGCCGCCGCGCTCGCGGCGGGGGCACTGCTCGGAGTGGCGGCGCTGCCGGCGTCCGCCGCCGACCACGCGTTCCCGCAGCGCCAGCAGGTTCAGATCACCCACGTGAGGTTCGACGCCCCGGGCCGGGACGACGGCGACAACCGCACCCTCAACAAGGAGTGGGTGGAGATCTCCAACAGCGGTCGCCACGGGGTCAACCTGAACGGCTGGACGCTGTCCGACGAGAGCGGCCGCACCTACACCTTCCGTCACTACCGTCTGGAGGGCCGCTCGACGGTGCGCGTCCACACCGGACGGGGTTACGACACCCGCCATGACGTGTACCAGGACCGTCGGCACGAGGTCTGGGACGAGCGCGACACGGCGACCCTGCGCAACGACCGCGGTCACCGCGTCGACAGCGTCTCCTGGGGGCGCGGCCGCCGCCACTGA
- a CDS encoding DUF2000 family protein, which produces MVEASVRGAAAPVTRFDTKIAVLLRDDLETWQRLNVTAFLVSGLGTQVPEVVGEPYADADGVAYLPMFRQPVLIFEGTKEILKAAHTRALSRALPRALFTRDLFATGNDHDNRAAVRAVPTTDLDLVGLAVHGPRNAVDKTFKGARMHP; this is translated from the coding sequence ATCGTCGAAGCCTCCGTGCGCGGCGCGGCCGCCCCCGTCACCCGCTTCGACACGAAGATCGCCGTTCTGCTCCGTGACGACCTGGAGACGTGGCAACGCCTGAACGTGACCGCGTTCCTGGTCAGCGGCCTGGGCACGCAGGTGCCCGAGGTGGTCGGGGAGCCCTACGCGGACGCGGACGGAGTGGCGTATCTGCCGATGTTCCGCCAACCGGTGCTGATCTTCGAGGGCACGAAGGAGATCCTGAAGGCCGCCCACACCCGCGCGCTGTCCCGCGCGCTGCCCCGCGCCCTGTTCACCCGGGACCTGTTCGCCACGGGCAACGACCACGACAACCGGGCGGCGGTGCGGGCCGTGCCGACCACGGATCTGGACCTCGTCGGCCTCGCGGTCCACGGCCCCCGCAACGCGGTCGACAAGACCTTCAAGGGCGCGCGCATGCACCCGTGA
- a CDS encoding AraC family transcriptional regulator: MVAQREVSAWRPRVPGVVEVFHAHYTEYAYPMHVHDAWTLLIVDDGAVRYDLDRHEHGTPHDTVSLLPPHVPHNGSPVTERGFRKRVLYLDLSVLDAGLVGAAVDGPDLRDPLLRARIGQLHTALGRPGDEFEAESRLTLVTERLYGHLRSRQRLQVPPPDRGVAHRLRELLDARLVEGVALEEAARLVHAHPAHLVRAFSRCFGIAPHQYLMSRRVERVRRLLLRGMRPADAAVAGGFYDQAHLTRHFRRLVGVTPGQYARTGAAAGRTG; this comes from the coding sequence ATGGTCGCTCAGCGCGAGGTCTCCGCCTGGCGCCCGCGCGTACCGGGCGTCGTGGAGGTCTTCCACGCCCACTACACCGAGTACGCCTACCCGATGCACGTCCACGACGCCTGGACGCTGCTGATCGTGGACGACGGCGCCGTGCGGTACGACCTGGACCGGCACGAGCACGGCACCCCGCACGACACCGTCTCCCTGCTGCCGCCGCACGTCCCGCACAACGGGTCACCGGTGACCGAGCGCGGTTTCCGCAAGCGGGTGCTCTACCTCGATCTCTCGGTGCTCGACGCGGGGCTGGTGGGCGCCGCCGTCGACGGCCCCGACCTGCGCGATCCGCTGCTGCGTGCCCGGATCGGACAGTTGCACACCGCGCTCGGCCGGCCCGGCGACGAGTTCGAGGCGGAGAGCCGGCTGACCCTCGTCACCGAACGGCTGTACGGGCATCTGCGGTCCCGGCAGCGCCTTCAGGTGCCGCCCCCGGACCGCGGCGTCGCCCACCGGCTGCGCGAACTGCTCGACGCGCGGCTCGTGGAGGGGGTCGCGCTGGAGGAGGCGGCGCGGCTGGTGCACGCGCATCCGGCACACCTCGTACGGGCGTTCAGTCGCTGTTTCGGGATCGCGCCGCACCAGTACCTGATGTCGCGCCGGGTCGAGCGCGTCCGTCGGCTGCTGCTGCGGGGGATGCGGCCGGCCGATGCCGCGGTCGCCGGCGGATTCTACGACCAGGCCCACTTGACCCGGCACTTCCGGCGGCTGGTGGGGGTCACACCGGGCCAGTACGCGCGTACGGGCGCGGCCGCGGGCCGCACGGGCTGA
- a CDS encoding YbjN domain-containing protein: MAEAEQRVTRAGEVVEAALKDADLEWESPEPGAYVVKLPGTRKLSTTLSLRIGRHALSLNAFVVRHPDENEAGVHRWLLERNLKLYGVAYAVDRLGDIYLAGKVPLAAVTSEELDRLLGSVLEAADGDFNTLLELGFASAIRKEYAWRVSRGESTRNLEAFTRLTRDVDDEG; encoded by the coding sequence ATGGCTGAGGCGGAGCAGCGGGTGACACGTGCGGGCGAGGTCGTCGAGGCCGCCCTGAAGGACGCCGACCTGGAGTGGGAGAGCCCCGAGCCCGGCGCGTACGTCGTCAAGCTCCCCGGCACCCGGAAGCTGTCGACCACGCTCTCCTTGCGCATCGGCCGGCACGCGCTCTCCCTGAACGCGTTCGTCGTCCGCCACCCCGACGAGAACGAGGCCGGCGTCCACCGCTGGCTCCTGGAGCGCAACCTCAAGCTGTACGGCGTCGCCTACGCCGTCGACCGCCTCGGTGACATCTACCTGGCGGGCAAGGTGCCGCTGGCGGCCGTCACCTCCGAGGAGCTCGACCGTCTCCTCGGCTCCGTCCTGGAGGCGGCGGACGGCGATTTCAACACCCTCCTCGAACTCGGTTTCGCCTCCGCGATCCGCAAGGAGTACGCGTGGCGGGTCTCGCGCGGCGAGTCGACGCGCAACCTGGAGGCGTTCACCCGCCTCACCCGGGACGTGGACGACGAGGGCTGA
- the mshA gene encoding D-inositol-3-phosphate glycosyltransferase produces MSQYINRLGRRSAATSSPRLRLSRRPRRVAMLSVHTSPLHQPGTGDAGGMNVYIVELAQRLAALNIQVEIFTRSTSAAMDPTVQLCPGVLVRHIDAGPYEGLAKEDLPAQLCAFTHGVMQAWAGHRPGHYDLVHSHYWLSGHVGWLAAQRWGVPLVHAMHTMAKVKNASLAAGDTPEPAARVIGETQVVRAADRLIANTDEEAGELVRHYDADPAQVAVVHPGVNLDRFRPADGRAAARARLGLPQDALVPLFAGRIQPLKAPDILLRAVAVLLDQRPDLRSRIVVPVVGGPSGSGLAKPEGLQKLAARLGIADVVRFRPPVGQEQLADWFRAASVLVMPSYSESFGLVAIEAQAAGTPVLAAAVGGLPVAVRDRCTGFLIDGHDPAAYARVLEDFADTPTLTDTMGDAAARHARSFGWDAAAAATAEVYTGAVHEHRRRLRAAAAEARRVRSHHG; encoded by the coding sequence GTGAGCCAGTACATCAACAGGCTCGGGCGTCGATCGGCAGCCACCTCCTCCCCCCGCCTGCGCCTCTCCCGCCGCCCCCGCCGCGTCGCGATGCTGTCCGTGCACACCTCCCCCCTGCACCAGCCCGGCACGGGCGACGCGGGCGGCATGAACGTCTACATCGTGGAGCTGGCCCAGCGTCTGGCCGCCCTCAACATCCAGGTCGAGATCTTCACCCGCTCCACCAGCGCCGCCATGGACCCCACCGTCCAACTGTGCCCCGGCGTCCTCGTCCGGCACATCGACGCCGGCCCCTACGAGGGTCTCGCCAAGGAGGACCTGCCCGCCCAGCTCTGCGCCTTCACGCACGGCGTGATGCAGGCGTGGGCCGGCCACCGCCCCGGCCACTACGACCTCGTCCACTCGCACTACTGGCTCTCCGGCCACGTCGGCTGGCTCGCCGCCCAGCGCTGGGGCGTCCCCCTCGTGCACGCCATGCACACCATGGCCAAGGTCAAGAACGCCAGCCTCGCCGCCGGCGACACCCCCGAGCCGGCCGCCCGCGTCATCGGCGAGACCCAGGTCGTACGGGCCGCCGACCGCCTCATCGCCAACACCGACGAGGAGGCCGGCGAACTCGTGCGCCATTACGACGCCGACCCCGCGCAGGTCGCCGTCGTCCACCCCGGCGTCAACCTGGACCGCTTCCGTCCCGCGGACGGCCGCGCCGCCGCCCGCGCCCGCCTCGGCCTGCCCCAGGACGCGCTCGTCCCCCTCTTCGCGGGCCGCATCCAGCCCCTCAAGGCCCCTGACATACTCCTGCGCGCGGTCGCCGTCCTCCTCGACCAGCGCCCCGACCTGCGCTCCCGCATCGTCGTCCCCGTCGTGGGCGGCCCCAGCGGCAGCGGCCTGGCCAAGCCAGAGGGGCTGCAGAAACTCGCCGCCCGGCTCGGCATCGCCGACGTCGTACGGTTCCGGCCGCCCGTCGGACAGGAGCAGCTCGCCGACTGGTTCCGGGCCGCCTCCGTCCTGGTCATGCCCTCCTACAGCGAGTCGTTCGGCCTCGTCGCCATAGAGGCACAGGCGGCCGGCACGCCGGTGCTCGCCGCCGCCGTCGGCGGGCTGCCGGTCGCCGTGCGGGACCGATGTACGGGCTTCCTGATCGACGGGCACGATCCCGCCGCCTATGCGCGCGTGCTGGAGGACTTCGCCGACACGCCGACGCTCACGGACACCATGGGCGACGCCGCCGCCCGGCACGCCCGCTCCTTCGGCTGGGACGCGGCGGCCGCCGCCACCGCCGAGGTGTACACCGGAGCCGTCCACGAACACCGGCGCCGTCTGCGCGCGGCCGCCGCCGAGGCCCGTCGCGTACGCTCCCACCATGGCTGA